Proteins encoded together in one Maricaulis maris window:
- a CDS encoding methyl-accepting chemotaxis protein gives MFSFSKDREAIRRATRIVAAVADGDFEQRIIGVSTDPEIAAMEIAINRLIDRTDAYLRESQTCVEYVRKNKHFRLIPETGMVGSFRNAARAVNTTLHAIKARHDGFLDLGSRLETQLSEVMGNVSSTINALRGNADALDTTSGQASEQCTTVAAGAEEASANMQSVAASAEELTSSIEEINRQVVQSAGLADQAVEKSRAMNQTITGLDGVTDRIGDIVKLIQGIADQTNLLALNATIEAARAGEAGRGFAIVAQEVKTLAGQTADATDQISHQISELQGTMSGAVTANTDISSAIEQINAACNAIATAVTQQSAATAEIARNVSEAALGTGDVSNGIGVVQNATQTTRDMVASVMTSTDTLTTQEENLNALRGNIVAFLEDVRRVG, from the coding sequence CCACCGACCCCGAGATCGCCGCGATGGAAATTGCCATCAATCGCCTGATAGACCGCACCGACGCCTATCTCCGCGAAAGCCAGACCTGCGTCGAATATGTTCGCAAGAACAAGCATTTCCGCCTCATCCCCGAAACCGGCATGGTCGGCAGTTTCCGCAATGCCGCGCGGGCCGTGAATACGACGCTCCACGCGATCAAGGCTCGCCATGACGGCTTCCTCGACCTGGGCAGCCGGCTCGAGACCCAGTTGTCGGAAGTCATGGGCAATGTCTCCTCGACCATCAACGCGCTGCGCGGCAATGCCGACGCCCTCGACACCACGTCCGGCCAGGCCTCCGAACAATGCACCACGGTCGCCGCAGGCGCCGAGGAGGCTTCGGCCAACATGCAGAGTGTGGCCGCGTCCGCCGAAGAGCTCACCTCCTCGATCGAGGAGATCAATCGCCAGGTCGTGCAATCGGCCGGACTGGCGGACCAGGCGGTCGAGAAGTCCCGCGCCATGAACCAGACCATTACCGGTCTTGATGGCGTGACAGACCGGATCGGCGACATCGTCAAGCTGATCCAGGGGATCGCCGACCAGACCAATCTGCTTGCCCTCAACGCGACCATCGAGGCGGCCCGCGCCGGCGAGGCCGGGCGCGGCTTCGCCATTGTCGCCCAGGAAGTGAAGACGCTGGCCGGCCAGACCGCGGATGCCACCGACCAGATCAGTCACCAGATCAGCGAGCTGCAGGGCACCATGTCCGGCGCCGTCACGGCCAATACCGACATCTCCTCCGCCATCGAGCAGATCAATGCCGCCTGCAATGCCATCGCCACCGCCGTCACACAGCAAAGCGCCGCGACCGCGGAGATTGCCCGCAATGTCTCCGAAGCGGCGCTGGGCACCGGTGATGTCTCGAACGGGATCGGGGTCGTCCAGAACGCGACACAGACGACACGCGACATGGTCGCCAGTGTCATGACCTCGACCGATACCCTGACCACACAGGAAGAGAACCTGAACGCGCTGCGTGGCAATATCGTCGCCTTCCTTGAGGATGTCCGCCGGGTCGGCTGA
- a CDS encoding PA0069 family radical SAM protein, whose translation MTERPGGYALNAPQEAPPLHRPGARGRGARSNVSGRYEALAREVFDDGWTEADGTPPRLATMVLRDASKSIVSTNCSPDISFDQSINPYRGCEHGCVYCYARPSHAYWGYSPGLDFESVIFAKRNGAALLEAFFNKTGYQPKPIMIGANTDAWQPLERERQHTREILKVCARYRHPISVISKSALIRRDIDILGPMAADGLVKAAISVTTLDRRLARELEPRAAAPHRRLETITALKQAGIPVTVMMAPIIPALTDHEIEPLLEAAARAGADHAAYVLLRLPLEIRDLFREWLADKRPDAASHVMSLVRQMRGGKDYDSDWATRGRGTGPYAKLIASRFRQAIKRSGLDAPRTALTTSLFERPLGSAEQPGLF comes from the coding sequence ATGACCGAGCGCCCTGGTGGCTACGCCCTTAATGCCCCTCAGGAGGCCCCTCCGCTCCACCGCCCCGGAGCGAGGGGTCGGGGCGCTCGGTCAAACGTGTCAGGGCGCTATGAAGCCCTGGCTCGGGAGGTCTTTGACGATGGCTGGACCGAGGCCGACGGGACTCCGCCGAGACTGGCGACGATGGTCCTGCGCGATGCCTCCAAATCCATCGTCTCGACCAATTGCTCACCGGACATTTCCTTCGACCAGTCGATCAATCCCTATCGGGGATGCGAGCATGGCTGTGTCTATTGCTACGCCCGGCCCAGCCACGCCTACTGGGGCTATTCGCCGGGTCTCGACTTCGAGAGCGTGATCTTCGCCAAGCGGAACGGCGCGGCCCTCCTCGAGGCGTTCTTCAACAAGACCGGCTACCAGCCCAAGCCGATCATGATCGGTGCCAATACAGACGCCTGGCAGCCACTCGAGCGCGAGCGCCAGCACACCCGCGAGATCCTGAAAGTCTGCGCGCGCTACCGTCACCCGATCAGCGTGATCAGCAAATCCGCCCTGATCCGGCGCGATATCGATATCCTTGGACCGATGGCCGCCGACGGGCTGGTCAAGGCGGCGATTTCGGTCACGACCCTTGACCGCCGGCTTGCCCGCGAGCTCGAGCCGCGCGCTGCCGCACCGCACCGCCGACTGGAGACGATCACCGCTCTGAAACAGGCCGGCATACCGGTCACCGTGATGATGGCGCCAATCATCCCCGCGCTGACCGATCACGAGATCGAGCCCCTGCTCGAGGCCGCAGCCAGGGCAGGAGCCGATCATGCCGCTTACGTCCTTCTGCGCCTGCCGCTGGAAATCCGCGACCTGTTCCGCGAATGGCTCGCCGACAAGCGGCCCGATGCGGCGTCCCACGTCATGTCGCTGGTCCGGCAGATGCGCGGCGGCAAGGATTACGATTCCGACTGGGCCACACGCGGGCGGGGCACCGGCCCCTATGCCAAGCTGATCGCCAGCCGTTTCCGGCAAGCCATCAAACGATCTGGCCTGGATGCCCCCCGCACGGCCCTGACGACCAGCCTTTTTGAACGCCCCCTCGGCTCGGCCGAGCAGCCGGGCCTGTTCTGA
- a CDS encoding bifunctional diguanylate cyclase/phosphodiesterase — MFRVYNCLTGEHDLRIVAIAALLCALSALAVTTLVRRAKTAESPRQSTWILLAGFVTGTGIWGTHFVSMLAYESPIPLSFGMVETVVSLLVAIVVSSCGWAFAIRAGHPLAAPAGGALIGAGATAMHFLGIEALQANSIVAWDGSLVVSAIAIGILFTGAAASLALGTHARRGIIGGAVLIVGGVVCLHFVSMSAMELQPAIGVEAPDTGLSPKLLAITIALGVFLVVAVGLAAAALDQHLGRRREVETARIRALAEATYEGIAVVRDGQMYDMNRRFCDMLKLDRADLAGTPITKLALDQDAITVLQTAQRNEPATCRLRCRDGASITVQVRARAMEFDGAESRIFAFRDISSEERARARMTHLAHHDTLTGLPNRLRFREAFEAELKKAWDEDAQVALMFFDLDRFKEVNDVHGHATGDRLLVAVSERLQDALPRNAIAARLSGDEFAVILPDVDTRNDVLTIAQRVVNNVGSPLSIGPLHLKVSASGGVTMFPMDGENPDRLMNQADLALYRAKGQGRNQVCDFDPKLGMMMQERRMLEADLALAIDDDLLTLNFQPQVVLGDGSIPGFEALVRWHDDRRGAVSPAEFVQVAEESGLILKMGEWVLETACREAVNWPEGRRVAVNVSPAQFKQGNLVYSVQRALAKSGLDPHRLEIEITEGVLIDDEARAIKVLRGLKDLGVSLAIDDFGTGYSSLSYLRAFPFDKIKIDRSFITGLQNDPEAQIIVRATIDLARELNISAVVEGVEEFDELGALGYQPDLVLQGYLLSRPLTRGQIDEFDAASKVVRAEIATLVGSARPFRQRRA; from the coding sequence GTGTTTCGCGTTTATAATTGCCTGACCGGTGAACACGATCTTCGCATCGTTGCGATCGCAGCGCTTCTGTGTGCGCTTTCTGCGCTTGCTGTCACGACGCTTGTTCGCCGCGCAAAGACCGCGGAGTCGCCGCGCCAGTCGACCTGGATCCTGCTCGCAGGCTTTGTGACCGGAACCGGCATCTGGGGCACCCATTTTGTTTCCATGCTCGCCTATGAAAGCCCGATTCCCCTGTCCTTCGGCATGGTTGAAACGGTTGTCTCGCTGCTGGTCGCCATCGTGGTTTCGAGCTGCGGCTGGGCCTTCGCGATCCGGGCAGGGCATCCCTTGGCCGCGCCGGCCGGCGGTGCGCTGATCGGGGCAGGCGCTACCGCCATGCATTTCCTCGGGATCGAGGCGCTGCAGGCCAATTCCATCGTGGCCTGGGATGGCAGTCTGGTCGTTTCCGCGATCGCTATCGGCATTCTGTTCACCGGCGCTGCGGCATCCCTCGCGCTTGGAACCCATGCGAGGCGCGGCATCATCGGCGGTGCCGTGCTGATTGTCGGCGGCGTCGTCTGCCTCCATTTCGTGTCGATGTCGGCAATGGAGTTGCAACCGGCTATCGGCGTTGAAGCGCCTGACACTGGCTTGTCTCCGAAACTGCTCGCGATCACGATCGCGCTGGGGGTCTTTCTTGTGGTCGCCGTCGGGCTGGCCGCGGCCGCGTTGGACCAGCATCTGGGGCGGCGCCGGGAGGTCGAGACCGCGCGAATTCGGGCGCTGGCCGAGGCGACCTATGAGGGCATCGCCGTTGTCCGCGACGGTCAGATGTACGACATGAATCGTCGCTTCTGCGACATGCTGAAGCTCGATCGCGCGGACCTTGCCGGGACCCCGATCACCAAGCTTGCCCTCGATCAGGACGCCATCACGGTTTTGCAAACCGCACAGAGGAACGAGCCTGCGACTTGTCGCCTGCGCTGTCGCGATGGGGCCTCGATTACGGTTCAGGTCCGGGCTCGTGCGATGGAGTTTGATGGCGCTGAATCCCGCATCTTCGCCTTCCGCGATATCTCCTCCGAGGAGCGGGCGCGAGCCCGCATGACCCATCTGGCGCACCACGACACGCTGACCGGCCTGCCCAATCGCTTGCGCTTTCGCGAGGCCTTCGAGGCCGAGCTGAAAAAGGCCTGGGACGAGGATGCCCAGGTTGCGCTGATGTTCTTTGACCTTGATCGCTTCAAGGAGGTCAACGACGTCCATGGACACGCGACCGGTGACCGCTTGCTGGTGGCGGTCTCGGAACGCCTGCAGGATGCGCTGCCGCGCAATGCCATCGCAGCACGCCTGAGCGGGGACGAGTTCGCAGTGATCCTGCCCGATGTCGACACGCGCAATGATGTCCTCACCATCGCCCAGCGTGTCGTCAACAATGTTGGATCCCCGCTCAGTATCGGCCCGTTGCATCTCAAGGTGTCGGCGTCGGGTGGCGTGACCATGTTCCCGATGGATGGCGAGAACCCGGACCGTTTGATGAACCAGGCCGATCTCGCGCTCTATCGGGCCAAGGGCCAGGGCCGGAACCAGGTCTGCGACTTTGATCCCAAGCTGGGCATGATGATGCAGGAACGCCGGATGCTGGAGGCCGATCTGGCCCTGGCCATCGATGACGACCTGCTGACCCTGAACTTCCAGCCGCAGGTGGTGCTGGGTGACGGGTCGATTCCTGGCTTCGAGGCCCTGGTCCGCTGGCATGATGATCGTCGGGGTGCGGTTTCGCCGGCCGAGTTCGTGCAGGTGGCCGAAGAGTCCGGCCTGATCCTCAAAATGGGGGAATGGGTGCTGGAAACCGCCTGCCGCGAAGCGGTGAACTGGCCGGAGGGGCGCCGCGTCGCGGTCAATGTCAGTCCGGCCCAGTTCAAGCAGGGCAATCTTGTCTATTCGGTCCAGCGGGCGCTGGCGAAGTCGGGCCTCGATCCGCACCGCCTCGAAATCGAAATCACCGAAGGCGTGCTGATCGATGACGAGGCCCGGGCCATCAAGGTGCTGCGCGGGCTCAAGGATCTTGGTGTCAGCCTGGCGATCGATGATTTCGGCACCGGCTATTCATCGCTCAGCTATCTGCGCGCCTTCCCGTTCGACAAGATCAAGATCGACCGGTCTTTCATAACCGGGCTGCAAAATGATCCGGAAGCCCAGATCATTGTTCGCGCGACGATTGACCTGGCCCGCGAGCTCAATATCTCGGCCGTCGTTGAAGGCGTCGAGGAGTTCGACGAACTTGGCGCACTGGGCTATCAGCCGGATCTTGTCCTGCAGGGCTATCTGCTGTCCCGCCCGCTGACGCGCGGTCAGATCGACGAGTTTGATGCGGCATCCAAGGTTGTCCGTGCCGAGATCGCGACCCTCGTGGGCTCGGCCCGTCCCTTCCGCCAGCGCCGCGCCTAG
- the rnhB gene encoding ribonuclease HII has protein sequence MSVTVPQKGNHCLNAKNGPESHRIAGVDEAGRGPLAGPVVAAAVILDPARPIEGLGDSKALSDRRRRELFALIRTRAWVGVGIAEPVEIDRLNILHATMAAMARAVARLPVAPQLVLVDGNRLPPGLPCPADAIIKGDAKEACIGAASIIAKTIRDDLMRLADSRFPGYGLAGHKGYPSAAHRDALQALGACPIHRRSYAPVRAARESRFSTDANQCG, from the coding sequence TTGAGCGTCACCGTCCCACAAAAAGGCAATCATTGCCTTAACGCCAAAAACGGCCCCGAGAGTCACCGTATCGCTGGTGTTGACGAGGCTGGCCGTGGGCCCCTTGCCGGACCTGTTGTCGCGGCTGCGGTCATTCTTGATCCGGCGCGACCCATTGAGGGCCTGGGCGACTCCAAGGCGCTATCCGACCGCCGACGCCGCGAGCTGTTTGCCCTCATCAGGACACGGGCCTGGGTCGGCGTCGGTATTGCCGAACCGGTGGAGATCGACCGGTTGAATATCCTGCACGCCACCATGGCAGCGATGGCTCGGGCGGTGGCGCGCCTGCCCGTCGCGCCGCAGCTTGTCCTGGTCGATGGCAACCGGCTGCCGCCGGGCCTGCCCTGTCCGGCTGACGCGATCATCAAGGGCGATGCCAAGGAGGCGTGCATCGGCGCAGCCTCGATCATTGCCAAGACCATTCGCGATGACCTGATGCGGCTCGCCGACAGCCGGTTTCCGGGCTACGGGCTGGCCGGCCACAAGGGCTATCCGAGCGCCGCGCACCGCGACGCGCTGCAGGCGCTCGGCGCCTGCCCGATCCACCGGCGATCCTACGCACCGGTCCGCGCCGCGCGCGAATCCCGGTTTTCCACAGATGCGAATCAATGTGGATAA
- a CDS encoding site-specific DNA-methyltransferase: MAKTKIDQILEGECVEVMKSLPDESVDLVFADPPYNLQLGGDLHRPDNSKVSAVDNDWDQIGGFDEYDLFTWKWMEEARRVLKPNGGIWVIGSYHNIFRVGGILQDAGFWVLNDIIWRKSNPMPNFKGTRFTNAHETLIWAAKTKDARPTFNYAAMKALNDGVQMRSDWTLPICTGGERLKGEDGKKAHPTQKPEALLHRVLLSTTNPGDVVLDPFFGTGTTGAAAKRLGRHYIGIERDPAYLEVARNRLAAITRGASDTLDVTQSKRAQPRIPFGALVERGMLKPGDTLYCPKGRHTARVRADGTLIAGDRAGSIHQVGAQIQSAPSCNGWTYWHIRTKQGLAPIDIMRAEIRATLES, translated from the coding sequence ATGGCCAAGACAAAGATCGATCAGATCCTTGAAGGTGAATGCGTGGAAGTGATGAAATCACTTCCCGACGAGAGTGTTGACCTGGTTTTCGCCGACCCGCCCTACAATCTCCAGCTCGGTGGCGACCTGCACCGGCCCGACAATTCCAAGGTCTCCGCGGTCGATAATGACTGGGACCAGATCGGCGGGTTCGACGAGTATGACCTGTTCACCTGGAAATGGATGGAAGAGGCCCGCCGCGTGCTCAAGCCGAATGGCGGCATCTGGGTGATTGGCAGCTATCACAACATTTTCCGGGTCGGCGGCATTCTCCAGGACGCCGGCTTCTGGGTGCTCAACGACATCATCTGGCGCAAGTCCAACCCGATGCCGAACTTCAAGGGCACGCGCTTCACCAATGCTCACGAGACCCTGATCTGGGCCGCCAAGACCAAGGACGCCCGTCCGACCTTCAACTATGCCGCCATGAAAGCCCTCAATGACGGCGTGCAAATGCGCTCCGACTGGACGCTGCCGATCTGTACCGGTGGCGAACGCCTGAAGGGCGAAGACGGCAAAAAGGCCCACCCGACGCAGAAACCGGAGGCGTTGCTGCACCGGGTCCTGCTGTCGACCACCAATCCCGGCGACGTCGTGCTCGACCCCTTCTTCGGCACCGGGACGACCGGCGCGGCCGCCAAGCGGCTCGGACGCCACTATATCGGCATCGAACGTGACCCCGCCTATCTCGAGGTCGCCCGCAACCGTCTGGCCGCGATCACGCGCGGCGCCAGCGACACGCTCGACGTCACCCAGTCCAAGCGCGCCCAGCCGCGTATTCCCTTCGGCGCCCTGGTCGAACGCGGCATGCTCAAACCGGGCGACACGCTGTATTGCCCCAAAGGGCGACACACCGCCCGCGTCCGTGCCGACGGCACGCTGATCGCCGGTGACCGGGCCGGCTCGATCCATCAGGTCGGTGCCCAGATTCAGAGCGCTCCGTCCTGTAATGGCTGGACCTATTGGCATATCCGCACCAAGCAGGGCCTCGCTCCGATCGATATCATGCGGGCGGAAATCCGCGCGACACTCGAAAGCTAG
- a CDS encoding ATP-binding protein → MGTDTAKASHAAERDTGTSIAWTMLAVILLTSLVVSGSGVILAALAFRTDLENQQLVQLEDYASERGRRNGALFDTVQRAHATTIERFENRIDALSDAEIEAQFNALFPLREDGTRRSRDDLFDGYHDSLGNHHFGVGAYFNPADGWSAADRRRLVSAYQVIDSAGQSLTGLVDNIYFFTFDNELVISAAGREDRLAFYRQDATADFDLNAADFVELVTPELNPARDFVCGELTQLIYVRDGQSLTTGCFTPYDQAGAPVGAFGTTIQLNAYFEAAMADPPPHGENLLIDQFGNLIAHPDLIHDRVTEGLIDAIYARYDLTRIIDTLAAEPESRSTGTLISEDGRWVIAFSRMAGPDWLSISLVDRSILLREVASRMVIILVLGVLGVVLQAILAYTILFRRVVRPLAALTRHFGTARPKPARENPALDDVLNNTNEIGTLARTLEDQRRSSEQTFDQLEARVAERTRELEDANRAKSVFLANMSHEIRTPLNGILGLAQALRTSSKSRRNQEQARMIEESGTTLTQLLNDLLDMSKIEAGKMELALQPTEPVALLENMQTLFEGAAAAKQLTLSLDLDPALPPQLLVDPLRLGQCVSNLVSNAIKFTPAGSVRVRASWKPQATRAGVLEIAVADTGIGIAEDKLQTLFAPFSQADALTSSRFGGTGLGLSIARDLARLMGGDITASSEPGKGSEFILTLAAQATAEAQVRLPDRSPDELAKDPVYASLRDRRILLVEDNFINREVARAFLKPLNVTIVEAENGQAALDTLSQQAFDMVLMDVRMPVMDGLEATRRLRESGADWSEIPVAALTANASEQEADACFDAGMDSFASKPLKPAILFDAMRRACERRPYQPV, encoded by the coding sequence GTGGGTACAGACACGGCCAAGGCATCGCACGCTGCGGAGCGTGACACGGGAACGTCGATCGCCTGGACCATGCTGGCCGTCATCCTCCTGACCTCGCTGGTTGTGTCGGGCTCGGGCGTGATCCTCGCCGCGCTGGCCTTCCGGACCGACCTCGAGAACCAGCAACTGGTCCAGCTGGAGGATTATGCCAGCGAGCGCGGGCGGCGGAACGGCGCGCTTTTCGATACCGTCCAGCGGGCCCATGCAACCACCATTGAACGCTTCGAAAACCGGATAGACGCGCTCTCCGACGCCGAGATCGAGGCCCAGTTCAACGCGCTCTTCCCGCTCCGCGAAGACGGGACACGGCGTAGCCGGGACGACCTTTTCGACGGCTATCACGACAGCCTGGGCAATCACCATTTCGGTGTTGGCGCCTATTTCAATCCGGCGGACGGCTGGTCGGCCGCCGATCGCCGACGCCTGGTCTCCGCCTATCAGGTGATCGACAGCGCCGGACAGTCGCTGACCGGTCTGGTCGACAACATCTATTTTTTCACTTTCGACAATGAATTGGTGATCTCGGCTGCTGGTCGTGAGGACAGGCTGGCTTTCTATCGCCAGGACGCGACCGCTGATTTTGATCTCAACGCGGCCGACTTTGTCGAACTGGTCACGCCGGAGCTCAATCCGGCCCGTGACTTCGTCTGCGGTGAGCTGACACAGCTCATCTATGTCCGCGACGGACAGTCCCTGACCACCGGCTGCTTCACGCCCTATGACCAGGCCGGAGCGCCGGTCGGGGCCTTTGGAACGACCATTCAGCTGAACGCCTATTTCGAGGCCGCGATGGCCGATCCGCCGCCGCACGGCGAGAATCTGCTAATCGACCAGTTCGGCAATCTGATCGCTCACCCGGACCTTATCCATGACCGGGTCACCGAGGGCCTGATCGACGCCATCTATGCGCGCTACGACCTGACAAGGATCATCGACACCTTGGCCGCCGAGCCGGAAAGCCGGTCGACGGGCACGCTGATCAGTGAGGATGGCCGCTGGGTCATCGCATTCTCGCGCATGGCGGGGCCAGACTGGCTGAGCATCTCACTGGTTGATCGCAGCATCCTGCTCCGGGAGGTCGCCTCCCGAATGGTGATAATCCTCGTGCTGGGCGTTCTCGGTGTCGTCCTGCAAGCCATCCTCGCCTACACCATCCTGTTCCGGCGGGTCGTCCGCCCGCTGGCTGCGCTGACCCGGCATTTCGGAACGGCGCGACCGAAGCCGGCCCGAGAGAATCCGGCGCTCGATGACGTGCTCAACAATACCAACGAGATCGGGACACTGGCCCGCACGCTGGAGGACCAGCGCCGGAGCAGCGAGCAGACCTTTGATCAGCTGGAGGCCCGGGTCGCGGAGCGAACGCGGGAGCTGGAGGACGCCAATCGCGCCAAGAGCGTCTTCCTCGCCAATATGAGTCACGAAATCCGGACACCGCTCAACGGCATTCTCGGCCTCGCGCAAGCCCTCCGGACCAGCTCGAAGTCGCGGCGGAACCAGGAGCAGGCCCGGATGATCGAGGAGAGCGGCACGACCCTGACGCAGCTGCTCAATGACCTGCTCGACATGTCCAAGATCGAAGCGGGCAAGATGGAGCTGGCGCTCCAGCCCACCGAACCGGTGGCCTTGCTGGAAAACATGCAGACGCTGTTTGAGGGCGCCGCCGCGGCCAAGCAGCTGACCCTGTCTCTGGACCTTGATCCGGCCTTGCCCCCGCAGCTTCTGGTCGACCCCTTGCGGCTTGGACAATGCGTCTCGAACCTGGTCTCCAACGCGATAAAGTTCACGCCCGCGGGATCCGTCCGGGTCCGGGCCAGCTGGAAACCGCAGGCCACGCGCGCCGGCGTGCTGGAAATCGCCGTGGCCGACACCGGCATCGGGATTGCCGAGGACAAACTCCAGACCCTGTTCGCCCCGTTCAGCCAGGCCGACGCCCTGACCTCGAGCCGGTTTGGCGGCACAGGTCTCGGCCTCTCGATTGCCCGCGATCTCGCCCGCCTGATGGGTGGGGACATCACGGCAAGCTCCGAACCCGGCAAAGGGTCGGAATTTATTCTGACGCTTGCCGCACAAGCGACAGCCGAGGCCCAGGTCCGTTTGCCCGACCGGTCACCGGACGAGCTGGCCAAGGACCCGGTCTACGCCAGCCTGCGCGACCGGCGCATCCTCCTGGTCGAAGACAACTTCATCAATCGCGAAGTGGCGCGGGCCTTCCTGAAGCCCCTCAACGTAACGATTGTCGAAGCCGAAAATGGTCAGGCTGCTCTCGACACCCTCTCCCAACAGGCTTTCGACATGGTCCTGATGGATGTGCGCATGCCGGTCATGGACGGGCTGGAAGCCACCCGTCGGCTGCGCGAGAGTGGCGCGGACTGGTCTGAAATCCCGGTCGCGGCACTGACCGCGAATGCGTCCGAGCAGGAGGCAGACGCCTGCTTCGATGCCGGCATGGATTCCTTTGCCTCCAAACCGCTCAAGCCGGCGATCCTGTTTGACGCCATGCGGCGGGCCTGCGAGCGGCGGCCCTATCAGCCGGTCTGA
- the mutY gene encoding A/G-specific adenine glycosylase: MTSRIARLRRELLAWYDREGRSLPWRIRPEAREAGAVADPYAIWLSEIMLQQTTVPHATPYWHRFLALWPQVGDLAAAPREDVLREWAGLGYYARARNLHACAIEVATVHGGRFPETLDGLRALPGIGEYTANAILAAAFDKPASVVDGNVERVITRLYRVETAMPKAKPEIRKLAGAIADPSRSGDYAQAIMDLGATVCTPRAPACEACCWRFACAAAKAGDMLRFPVKAPKKTKPVRRGTAWLVRRDGRVWLRQRADSGLLGGMTEVPSTPWVEADAVDAVPPFAGAWTGRGEIRHVFTHFELRLEVRESEAGAGWEPESGYWADEAALDAEALPSVMRKVLAARRPQTG, translated from the coding sequence ATGACATCCCGTATCGCCCGTCTGCGCCGCGAATTGCTGGCCTGGTATGATCGCGAAGGCCGCAGCCTGCCGTGGCGGATCCGTCCGGAGGCGCGTGAGGCCGGGGCGGTCGCCGATCCCTATGCGATCTGGCTGTCGGAAATCATGCTGCAGCAGACCACCGTGCCGCATGCGACGCCCTACTGGCACCGCTTCCTGGCGCTGTGGCCTCAGGTCGGAGACCTCGCTGCCGCGCCGCGCGAGGACGTGCTGCGCGAGTGGGCCGGGCTGGGTTATTATGCCCGTGCCCGTAATCTCCATGCCTGCGCGATCGAGGTCGCGACCGTGCATGGCGGCCGGTTTCCCGAGACGCTGGACGGCTTGCGGGCTTTGCCGGGCATCGGCGAATACACGGCCAACGCCATCCTCGCCGCCGCCTTCGACAAGCCGGCCAGCGTGGTCGACGGCAATGTCGAGCGCGTGATCACCCGGCTTTACCGCGTCGAGACCGCCATGCCGAAAGCCAAGCCGGAGATCCGCAAGCTTGCCGGCGCCATCGCTGACCCGTCCCGGTCGGGTGATTATGCCCAGGCCATCATGGATCTGGGGGCCACGGTCTGCACGCCGCGCGCGCCGGCGTGCGAAGCCTGTTGCTGGCGCTTTGCCTGCGCGGCGGCGAAGGCCGGGGACATGCTTCGCTTTCCGGTCAAGGCACCGAAGAAAACCAAGCCGGTTCGGCGCGGAACCGCCTGGCTGGTCCGCCGGGACGGTCGGGTCTGGCTGCGCCAGCGCGCCGATAGCGGACTGCTTGGCGGGATGACCGAGGTGCCGTCAACGCCCTGGGTCGAGGCGGACGCCGTGGACGCGGTACCGCCCTTTGCGGGTGCGTGGACCGGCCGTGGTGAAATCCGTCACGTCTTCACCCATTTTGAATTGCGGCTGGAGGTTCGCGAGAGCGAAGCCGGTGCCGGGTGGGAGCCGGAGAGCGGCTATTGGGCCGACGAGGCCGCGCTCGATGCCGAGGCCCTGCCCAGCGTCATGCGCAAGGTACTCGCGGCGCGGCGGCCTCAGACCGGCTGA
- a CDS encoding DUF721 domain-containing protein, translated as MIRKPPPSMLEQAASDFIRSRRGRPAARPQPSAARAVERVLRPLARRFGVGVEQLREHWTEIVGERLAKWSEPETIQRAGGINTLVVRAQGAAGAILQAESGRILERVRTFAGDRAPTRLRILQGQARKAAPKSETADQALVNPMNSASQVSEGVEQTPEARLQSALNRFEQSVKARQGS; from the coding sequence ATGATCCGCAAACCGCCTCCGTCAATGCTGGAACAGGCTGCCAGCGACTTCATCCGCAGTCGCCGGGGTCGCCCGGCGGCCAGGCCGCAACCCTCCGCAGCGCGAGCGGTGGAACGGGTGCTGCGGCCACTGGCCCGGCGCTTCGGCGTCGGAGTCGAGCAATTGCGGGAGCACTGGACCGAGATCGTCGGTGAACGCCTTGCCAAGTGGAGCGAGCCGGAGACAATCCAGCGTGCCGGCGGGATCAATACGCTGGTCGTCCGCGCCCAGGGCGCGGCCGGCGCGATCCTGCAAGCCGAGTCCGGCCGCATCCTGGAACGGGTCCGGACCTTTGCCGGTGATCGGGCGCCGACCCGCCTGCGCATCCTGCAGGGACAGGCCCGCAAAGCGGCCCCGAAATCCGAAACAGCCGATCAAGCGCTTGTGAACCCGATGAATTCCGCGTCACAAGTGAGCGAAGGGGTAGAGCAAACCCCCGAGGCCCGTCTACAATCAGCTCTCAACCGTTTTGAACAATCGGTCAAAGCCCGCCAGGGATCGTGA